A portion of the Methermicoccus shengliensis DSM 18856 genome contains these proteins:
- a CDS encoding flavodoxin family protein, protein MRALIVYYSWSGNARKIAKIIHELVGGDIVEIEPANPTPESYNETVEQAKRDEGRLQTAIKNNCTTCCNLPLTARFSGKKIAPFINHGGGGKQRTVEDIKRTCTNSEILPEFIVYGGGSEDLKEKVRKWLIEIGVVV, encoded by the coding sequence ATGAGGGCGCTGATCGTTTACTACTCCTGGTCTGGGAACGCCCGCAAGATAGCAAAGATAATTCATGAACTCGTTGGAGGAGACATCGTTGAGATTGAACCGGCAAACCCTACCCCTGAGTCATACAACGAAACGGTGGAGCAGGCAAAGAGAGATGAGGGCAGGCTACAAACCGCCATTAAAAACAATTGCACCACCTGTTGCAACCTTCCTCTCACAGCACGATTCTCGGGAAAGAAGATAGCCCCGTTTATCAACCATGGTGGTGGAGGAAAGCAGCGAACAGTGGAGGATATAAAAAGAACGTGCACCAATTCAGAAATTTTGCCGGAGTTCATTGTTTATGGAGGTGGCAGTGAAGATCTTAAGGAAAAAGTTCGTAAATGGTTAATTGAGATTGGTGTAGTTGTATGA